One Rhizobiales bacterium GAS188 DNA window includes the following coding sequences:
- a CDS encoding FAD/FMN-containing dehydrogenase: MSQAATKTQSATTSKPARRAAPSYDIAAFRRDIADVPVIDDQRVVRLRSRDFFWYSPVLNEQLHGLAADIIAVPRHEQDVVTVARACARHRIPLTPRGGGTGNYGQAVPLEGGVLLDLTGLNAIEWHKAGVLRVGAGAKMVDIDTSLRPQGWELRMHPSTKRSATIGGFVAGGSGGVGSITYGGLREPGNLLAARIVTLEEEPRLMDLRGTAAQAINHAYGTTGIITALEMPLAPAFPWIDLVVAFDDFFEAIAFGRELALADGIVKKLATPIQWPLPTYFGPLKPHCPEGKHLLICMIAEPWLQSFAELLRGRGTITYQSPMEEEPGKTPLYEYTWNHTTLHVLKHDRKVTYLQCLFPSDRLIDSVREMSRMFGDEVLYHCEFQHFGGRVTCSALPVVRYTTAERLNEIIRLHEENGVFIANPHVYTLEDGSRHKKADSDQLGFKHEVDPLGLLNPGKMRSFTPRSAGA, from the coding sequence ATGAGCCAGGCAGCGACCAAGACCCAGTCCGCGACCACGAGCAAGCCCGCGCGGCGCGCGGCGCCGAGCTACGACATCGCGGCCTTCCGGCGCGACATCGCGGATGTGCCGGTGATCGACGATCAGCGGGTGGTGCGGCTGCGTTCGCGCGACTTCTTCTGGTACAGCCCCGTCCTCAACGAACAGCTGCACGGCCTCGCGGCCGATATCATCGCGGTTCCGCGCCATGAGCAGGATGTGGTGACCGTGGCGCGCGCCTGCGCCCGCCACCGCATCCCCCTGACGCCACGCGGCGGCGGCACCGGCAATTACGGCCAGGCCGTGCCGCTCGAAGGCGGCGTGCTCCTCGACCTCACCGGGCTCAATGCCATCGAATGGCACAAGGCCGGCGTGCTGCGCGTCGGCGCCGGCGCCAAGATGGTCGACATCGACACGAGCTTGCGGCCGCAAGGGTGGGAATTGCGCATGCATCCCTCCACCAAGCGCTCGGCGACGATCGGCGGCTTCGTGGCCGGCGGCTCGGGAGGCGTCGGCTCGATCACCTATGGGGGACTGCGCGAGCCCGGCAATCTGCTGGCGGCCCGTATCGTCACCCTGGAGGAGGAGCCGCGCCTCATGGATCTGCGCGGCACCGCCGCACAGGCGATCAACCATGCTTATGGCACGACGGGGATCATCACGGCGCTCGAAATGCCGCTCGCTCCAGCCTTCCCCTGGATCGACCTCGTGGTCGCCTTCGATGATTTCTTCGAGGCGATCGCCTTCGGCCGCGAGCTGGCGCTGGCGGACGGCATCGTCAAGAAGCTGGCGACGCCCATCCAATGGCCGCTGCCGACCTATTTCGGGCCGCTGAAGCCGCATTGCCCCGAGGGCAAGCACTTGCTCATCTGCATGATCGCCGAGCCCTGGCTGCAGAGCTTCGCGGAGCTGCTCCGCGGACGCGGCACGATCACCTACCAGTCGCCGATGGAAGAGGAGCCCGGCAAGACGCCGCTCTACGAATACACCTGGAACCACACGACGCTGCATGTGCTGAAGCACGACCGCAAGGTCACCTATCTGCAATGCCTGTTCCCTTCGGACCGCCTCATCGACAGCGTCCGGGAGATGAGCCGGATGTTCGGCGACGAGGTGCTCTACCATTGCGAGTTCCAGCATTTCGGCGGGCGCGTCACCTGCAGCGCCCTGCCGGTGGTGCGCTACACCACCGCCGAGCGCCTGAATGAGATCATCCGGCTGCATGAGGAGAACGGCGTGTTCATCGCCAATCCGCATGTCTACACGCTGGAAGACGGCAGCCGGCACAAGAAGGCGGATTCCGACCAGCTCGGCTTCAAGCATGAGGTGGACCCGCTCGGCCTCCTCAATCCAGGCAAGATGCGCAGCTTCACGCCGCGCTCGGCCGGAGCCTGA
- a CDS encoding Putative NADPH-quinone reductase (modulator of drug activity B): MKVLYLYCHPLPESFHAAIRVEALAGLGEAGHEVDLCDLYAEGFNPVMSEEERRRYHDTSRNQIGIESYVARLRAAEAVVVQFPTWCFGPPAMLKGFLDKVLAPGVSFDISDPQNVRPLLGNLKLVAGIVTYGRDRLRAMAMGDPPRKLVMRYLPRSATVKARAQYHALYHMNVASEAKRKGFIADIRKAMARLR; this comes from the coding sequence GTGAAGGTCCTCTATTTGTATTGCCATCCGTTGCCCGAGAGCTTCCACGCCGCGATCCGCGTCGAGGCGTTGGCGGGGCTCGGCGAGGCCGGTCATGAGGTCGATCTGTGCGACCTCTACGCCGAAGGCTTCAATCCGGTGATGAGCGAGGAGGAACGCCGCCGCTATCACGACACGTCGCGGAACCAGATCGGCATCGAGAGCTATGTGGCGCGCCTGCGGGCCGCGGAGGCCGTGGTGGTGCAGTTCCCCACCTGGTGCTTCGGGCCGCCGGCCATGCTCAAGGGCTTTCTCGACAAGGTGCTGGCGCCGGGCGTCTCCTTCGACATCTCCGATCCGCAGAATGTGCGCCCGCTGCTCGGCAATCTGAAGCTGGTCGCCGGCATCGTGACCTATGGGCGCGACCGGCTGCGCGCCATGGCCATGGGCGATCCACCCCGCAAGCTGGTGATGCGCTATCTGCCGCGCTCGGCGACCGTGAAGGCCCGCGCGCAATATCACGCGCTCTATCATATGAATGTCGCGAGCGAGGCGAAGCGCAAGGGCTTCATCGCCGATATCCGCAAGGCAATGGCGCGTTTGCGCTGA
- a CDS encoding creatinine amidohydrolase — MRKFYWTDLTTKEFETLDPGRTIAVLPIAAVEQHGPHLTVATDTAINQGMLDELVKRLPQELSILILPIQAVGKSNEHIRSPGTLTLSAETALRAWIEIGESVARAGLRKLAIVNSHGGNSDLLGVVTRELRIKCEMLAVHTAWSRFGKPDGLFTAAEGVYGIHAGDVETSLMLHFRPDLVRPEKVQNFISSAQAMEKEFAYLRPTGLQAFGWISPDLNPHGAVGDASLATAEKGRLTAEHQVNGFIALLEDMAKFDLARLA, encoded by the coding sequence ATGCGCAAATTCTACTGGACGGATCTCACCACCAAGGAATTCGAGACCCTCGATCCCGGCCGCACCATCGCGGTGCTGCCGATCGCCGCCGTGGAGCAGCACGGCCCGCATCTGACGGTCGCGACCGACACCGCCATCAATCAGGGCATGCTCGACGAATTGGTGAAGCGTCTGCCGCAGGAGCTGTCGATCCTGATCCTGCCCATCCAGGCGGTCGGTAAATCGAACGAGCATATCCGCTCGCCCGGCACGCTGACCTTGAGCGCCGAGACGGCGCTGCGGGCCTGGATCGAGATCGGCGAATCGGTCGCGCGCGCCGGGCTACGCAAGCTCGCCATCGTCAACTCGCATGGCGGCAATTCCGATCTTCTGGGAGTCGTCACCCGAGAGTTGCGGATCAAATGCGAGATGCTCGCGGTGCACACCGCCTGGAGCCGCTTCGGCAAGCCCGACGGCCTGTTCACGGCGGCCGAAGGCGTCTATGGCATCCATGCGGGCGATGTCGAAACCTCGCTGATGCTGCATTTCCGGCCCGATCTCGTGCGCCCCGAGAAGGTGCAGAACTTCATTTCCTCGGCGCAGGCGATGGAAAAGGAATTCGCCTATCTGCGCCCGACCGGGCTGCAGGCCTTCGGCTGGATCTCGCCCGACCTCAACCCGCATGGCGCGGTCGGCGATGCCTCGCTCGCGACCGCCGAGAAGGGGCGGCTGACGGCGGAGCATCAGGTCAACGGCTTCATCGCGCTCCTCGAGGACATGGCGAAGTTCGATCTGGCGAGGCTGGCCTGA
- a CDS encoding NlpC/P60 family protein, producing the protein MAGFDKRLTAARADLAAAHLKGKVEAERYVEPRPMRVSAASAPLRRAPGKDAMLDTEALFGETVDVYEVVDGCAWGQLRLDGYVGYLPEAALAAPRGQPTHRVATLRSYAFPGPDIKMPPVHLLSFGSLLEVTGSRDAFLVTAEGLHLWVSHLAPLDLLAQDYVAIAERFLGTPYLWGGRTSLGLDCSALVQLAMTAAGYVCPRDSDMQERIGEPAEIDADLSGLRRGDRIHWKGHVGIMLDASRLLHANGFHMRVEIETLRQARDRIARMGGGEITAIRRSGRADKRPAG; encoded by the coding sequence GTGGCAGGTTTCGACAAACGGCTCACTGCGGCGCGTGCCGATCTCGCCGCCGCACATCTGAAGGGCAAGGTCGAGGCCGAACGCTATGTCGAGCCTCGGCCCATGCGCGTCAGCGCCGCCTCGGCGCCGTTGCGGCGCGCTCCGGGCAAGGACGCCATGCTCGATACCGAAGCCCTGTTCGGCGAGACCGTCGACGTCTACGAAGTCGTGGACGGTTGCGCCTGGGGGCAGCTGCGCCTCGACGGTTATGTCGGCTATCTGCCGGAGGCGGCTCTCGCGGCGCCGCGCGGCCAGCCGACCCATCGGGTCGCGACCTTGCGCAGCTATGCCTTTCCCGGACCTGACATCAAAATGCCGCCGGTGCATCTTCTCAGCTTCGGCTCGCTCCTCGAGGTGACCGGAAGCCGGGACGCCTTCCTGGTGACGGCGGAGGGTCTGCATCTCTGGGTCTCACATCTCGCCCCGCTCGATCTCTTGGCTCAGGATTATGTAGCCATCGCCGAGCGCTTCCTCGGCACACCCTATCTCTGGGGCGGCCGCACCAGCCTCGGCCTCGATTGTTCGGCCCTCGTGCAGCTCGCCATGACGGCGGCCGGCTATGTCTGCCCGCGTGACAGCGACATGCAGGAGCGCATCGGCGAGCCGGCCGAGATCGACGCCGATCTCTCGGGCCTGCGGCGCGGCGACCGCATCCATTGGAAAGGCCATGTCGGCATCATGCTCGACGCGTCGCGCCTGCTGCATGCCAATGGCTTCCATATGCGCGTCGAAATCGAGACGCTGCGCCAGGCACGCGATCGCATCGCACGCATGGGCGGCGGCGAGATCACCGCCATCCGTCGCTCGGGGCGCGCAGATAAGCGCCCCGCCGGCTAA
- a CDS encoding putative ATP-binding cassette transporter yields the protein MRALSKSLGDIWRLTVPYYTTRDIGEARIWPIRFKAQERWIGLSLLVAVIGIELGQVAIHVRLSYFNRAFYDAIQGKNAVEFWDQLLFVFCPLAAIGITSAVLQLVMRAYLTIRWRRWMTERTIGNWLDGSAHYRMQLARSSTDNPDQRIADDINEFTTTIFALGLGLLSKITTLVSFSVILWTLSTGFTIPGTELVVPGFLFWVALFYAGLVTWLTHLIGRPLIRLFFQQQRYEADFRFSLARLREYGEQVALLRGEQAEHASLSRRFSALIGNFLQIVDCRKLVVAFTASYHQVNAVLPFILLAPYYFSGKVTLGIMMQTVGAFSNVQSSLSFFIDSYSTIAEFKAVVDRLTSFAASTDKARALSSVKPHIEVGLDGQDLGMQGLEVALPMGKTVVRIKDTTLSHGESVLVNGPSGAGKSTLFRAISGIWPFGDGAIRLPANAKVMLLPQRPYVPIGTLRAALTYPAAADAFPDAMVRATLDEVRLSQFADRLDEEAHWGQTMSLGEQQRLALGRALLAKPDWLFLDEATSALDEPLEQAMYHLLPQKLPGVTLISIGHRHTLQAFHQRHIQLKPAADGVSEPVDAAMEGLAAG from the coding sequence ATGCGCGCATTGTCGAAATCCCTTGGCGATATCTGGCGCCTGACGGTTCCCTACTACACCACGCGCGACATCGGCGAGGCGCGGATCTGGCCGATCCGCTTCAAGGCCCAGGAGCGCTGGATCGGCCTCTCGCTGCTCGTCGCCGTGATCGGCATCGAGCTCGGCCAGGTGGCGATCCATGTCCGCCTCTCCTATTTCAACCGCGCTTTCTACGACGCCATCCAGGGCAAGAACGCAGTCGAATTCTGGGACCAGCTCCTCTTCGTGTTCTGCCCTCTCGCGGCGATCGGCATCACGAGCGCCGTGCTGCAATTGGTGATGCGTGCCTATCTGACCATCCGTTGGCGGCGCTGGATGACCGAGAGGACGATCGGCAACTGGCTCGACGGCTCCGCCCATTACCGCATGCAGCTCGCCCGCAGCTCGACCGACAACCCGGATCAGCGCATCGCCGATGACATCAACGAGTTCACCACCACCATTTTTGCGCTCGGGCTTGGCCTGTTGTCGAAGATCACGACGCTCGTCTCATTCTCGGTGATCCTGTGGACGCTCTCGACCGGCTTCACCATACCGGGCACGGAGCTGGTGGTGCCGGGCTTCCTGTTCTGGGTCGCGCTTTTCTATGCAGGCCTCGTCACCTGGCTCACCCATCTGATCGGCCGCCCGCTCATCAGGCTCTTTTTCCAGCAGCAGCGCTACGAGGCCGATTTCCGCTTCTCGCTCGCACGCCTGCGCGAATATGGCGAGCAGGTCGCGCTATTGCGGGGAGAACAGGCCGAGCATGCGAGCCTCAGCCGCCGCTTCAGTGCCCTGATCGGCAACTTCCTGCAGATCGTCGATTGCCGCAAGCTGGTCGTCGCCTTCACGGCAAGCTACCATCAGGTCAATGCGGTTTTGCCCTTCATCCTGCTCGCGCCCTATTATTTCTCCGGCAAGGTGACGCTGGGCATCATGATGCAGACGGTCGGGGCCTTCTCGAACGTGCAATCCTCGCTGTCCTTCTTCATCGACAGCTACTCCACCATCGCCGAGTTCAAAGCCGTCGTCGACCGCCTGACGAGCTTCGCGGCCTCGACCGACAAGGCCCGCGCGCTCAGCAGCGTAAAGCCGCATATCGAGGTCGGCCTGGATGGGCAGGATCTCGGCATGCAGGGGCTCGAGGTCGCCCTGCCGATGGGCAAGACGGTGGTGCGCATCAAGGACACGACCTTGAGCCATGGCGAGAGCGTGCTGGTCAACGGACCCTCGGGCGCCGGCAAATCCACATTGTTCCGGGCAATCTCGGGGATCTGGCCGTTCGGCGACGGCGCGATCCGCCTGCCCGCGAACGCCAAGGTGATGCTGCTGCCGCAGCGGCCATACGTGCCGATCGGCACATTGCGGGCGGCGCTGACCTATCCGGCGGCCGCCGACGCCTTCCCCGACGCCATGGTGCGCGCCACGCTCGACGAGGTGCGTCTGTCGCAATTCGCCGATCGCCTCGATGAGGAAGCGCATTGGGGCCAGACCATGTCGCTCGGCGAGCAGCAGCGCCTGGCGCTGGGCCGTGCGCTTCTGGCGAAACCAGACTGGCTGTTCCTCGACGAGGCGACCTCCGCGCTGGACGAGCCCCTGGAGCAGGCGATGTACCACCTGCTGCCGCAGAAGCTGCCGGGTGTGACGCTGATCTCGATCGGGCACCGCCACACGCTGCAAGCCTTCCATCAGCGGCATATCCAGCTCAAGCCTGCAGCCGATGGCGTGTCCGAGCCGGTGGACGCCGCGATGGAGGGCCTTGCGGCGGGGTGA
- a CDS encoding putative ATP-binding cassette transporter, whose product MRALLKSLGDIWRLAIPYFTTRDIGEARFWPIRFKAQERWIALSLLIAVIGIELGSVGIDVRLSYFSRDLYDALQNKDGPEFWSQLLFVFCPWAAVGISSAVLQLVMRAYLTIRWRRWMTERTISNWLDGSAHYRMQLTGSSTDNPDQRIADDINQFTTTTFTLGLGLLSKFTSLVSFSVILWTLSAGFTVPGTELVVPGFLFWVALLYAVLVTWLTHLIGRPLIRLYFQQQRYEADFRFSLARLREYGEQVALLRGEQAEHVNLSGRFRALIGNFLQIVDCRKLVVAFTQSYAQANAVLPFILLAPYYFSGKVTLGIMMQTVGAFSNVQSSLSFFIDSYASIAEFKSVIDRLTSFAASAQKARALSTVKPHIEVGQGGQDLGMQGLEVALPQGKTVVRIKDTTLRHGESVLVNGPSGAGKSTLFRAISGIWPFGDGAIRVPANAKVMLLPQRPYVPIGTLRAALTYPAAADAFPDAMVRATLDDVRLSQFADRLDEEAHWGQTMSLGEQQRLALGRALLAKPDWLFLDEATSALDEPLEQAMYHLLPQKLPGVTLISIGHRHTLQAFHQRHIELKPAADGVSEPVDVQAVTLVAV is encoded by the coding sequence ATGCGCGCATTGTTGAAATCCCTTGGCGATATTTGGCGCCTAGCTATTCCTTATTTCACGACGCGCGATATCGGAGAGGCGAGGTTCTGGCCGATCCGCTTCAAGGCCCAGGAGCGTTGGATCGCCCTGTCCCTGCTTATCGCCGTGATCGGCATCGAGCTCGGCTCGGTCGGGATCGATGTCCGCCTATCCTATTTCAGTCGCGACCTTTACGACGCCCTGCAAAATAAGGACGGGCCGGAGTTCTGGTCCCAGCTCCTCTTCGTGTTCTGCCCCTGGGCGGCCGTCGGCATCTCGAGCGCCGTGCTGCAATTGGTGATGCGCGCCTATCTCACCATCCGTTGGCGGCGCTGGATGACGGAGAGGACAATCAGCAATTGGCTCGACGGCTCCGCCCATTACCGCATGCAGCTCACCGGCAGCTCGACCGATAACCCCGATCAGCGCATCGCCGACGACATCAACCAGTTCACTACCACCACCTTCACGCTAGGGCTCGGCCTGCTGTCGAAGTTCACCTCGCTCGTCTCCTTCTCGGTGATCCTCTGGACGCTCTCGGCCGGCTTCACCGTACCGGGCACGGAACTGGTGGTGCCGGGCTTCCTGTTCTGGGTCGCCCTCCTTTATGCCGTGCTCGTCACCTGGCTCACCCATCTGATCGGCCGCCCGCTCATCAGGCTCTATTTCCAGCAGCAGCGTTACGAGGCCGATTTCCGCTTCTCGCTGGCGCGCTTGCGCGAATATGGCGAGCAAGTCGCGCTGCTGCGCGGCGAACAGGCCGAGCATGTCAATCTCAGCGGCCGCTTCCGGGCCCTGATCGGCAACTTCCTGCAGATCGTCGATTGCCGCAAGCTGGTCGTGGCCTTCACGCAGAGCTACGCCCAGGCCAACGCCGTCCTACCCTTCATCCTGCTGGCGCCCTACTATTTCTCCGGCAAGGTGACGCTCGGCATCATGATGCAGACGGTCGGGGCCTTCTCGAACGTGCAATCCTCGCTGTCCTTCTTCATCGACAGCTATGCCAGCATCGCCGAGTTCAAATCCGTGATCGACCGACTGACGAGCTTTGCGGCCTCGGCCCAGAAGGCCCGCGCGCTCAGCACCGTGAAGCCGCATATCGAGGTTGGCCAGGGTGGGCAGGATCTCGGCATGCAGGGGCTCGAAGTTGCCTTGCCGCAGGGCAAGACGGTGGTGCGCATAAAGGACACGACCTTGAGGCATGGCGAGAGCGTGCTGGTCAACGGGCCATCGGGCGCCGGCAAGTCCACCTTGTTCCGGGCGATCTCGGGCATATGGCCGTTCGGGGACGGCGCGATCCGTGTGCCGGCGAACGCCAAGGTGATGCTGCTGCCGCAGCGGCCTTATGTACCGATCGGCACGTTGCGGGCCGCGCTGACCTATCCGGCAGCGGCCGACGCCTTTCCCGACGCCATGGTGCGCGCCACGCTCGACGACGTGCGTCTGTCGCAATTCGCCGATCGCCTCGATGAGGAGGCGCATTGGGGCCAGACCATGTCGCTCGGCGAGCAGCAGCGCCTGGCGCTCGGCCGCGCACTCCTGGCGAAGCCAGACTGGCTGTTCCTCGACGAAGCGACCTCGGCTCTCGACGAGCCGCTGGAGCAGGCGATGTATCACCTGCTGCCGCAGAAGCTGCCGGGCGTGACGTTGATCTCGATCGGCCATCGTCACACGCTGCAGGCCTTCCACCAGCGGCATATCGAGCTCAAGCCTGCGGCCGATGGCGTGTCCGAGCCGGTGGATGTGCAGGCAGTAACGCTTGTTGCAGTGTAA
- a CDS encoding Proline 4-hydroxylase (includes Rps23 Pro-64 3,4-dihydroxylase Tpa1), contains SM-20 domain: MILDFDKLAATPLEREPYEHVVVERFVHPEQFPKVTADFPELPGPGLHPPSAVELKGAFATMLEEFYGDRFRDIIAEKFAVDLKGKPLMATIRGFTRARDGQMHTDSETKIITVLIYLNNSWDKEGGNLRLLRNGTDIENYAKEISPIEGTLLVFKRSDHSWHGHLPFEGPRRAIQLNWVTDRFTAFKENARHFVGSKLKAAQETLGTRS, encoded by the coding sequence ATGATTCTCGATTTCGACAAGCTCGCCGCGACCCCTCTGGAGCGCGAACCTTACGAACATGTCGTGGTGGAACGTTTCGTCCATCCTGAGCAATTCCCCAAGGTCACGGCCGATTTCCCGGAGCTGCCGGGTCCCGGTTTGCATCCGCCGAGCGCCGTCGAGCTCAAGGGCGCCTTCGCCACCATGCTGGAGGAATTCTATGGTGACCGCTTCCGCGACATCATCGCGGAGAAGTTCGCGGTCGACCTCAAGGGCAAGCCGCTGATGGCGACCATTCGCGGCTTCACCCGGGCCCGCGACGGGCAGATGCACACCGATTCCGAGACCAAGATCATCACGGTGCTCATCTATCTCAACAACAGCTGGGATAAGGAAGGCGGCAATCTGCGCCTGTTGCGCAACGGCACCGATATCGAGAATTACGCCAAGGAGATCTCGCCGATCGAGGGCACGCTGCTCGTCTTCAAGCGCTCGGATCATTCCTGGCACGGCCATTTGCCTTTCGAGGGTCCGCGTCGCGCCATCCAGCTGAACTGGGTCACCGACCGCTTCACCGCCTTCAAGGAGAATGCGCGCCATTTCGTGGGCTCGAAACTCAAGGCCGCGCAGGAAACGCTGGGCACGCGCAGCTGA
- a CDS encoding 2OG-Fe(II) oxygenase superfamily protein, with translation MAMTQQAASAATGRFPYAAAFKEPVIDIETIRRAEVSRDPYTHMLVDNVLSADAVPALRAGFPNITKPGFLTVDEVEMRGKFKQLIDELESPELSEVMSQRMGIDLHPYPRLTTIRKISQAKDGRSHTDGTAKVMTLLVYMNDAWNDDGAGRLRVLYGPDGFEPYKLEVPPTMGTMFAFLRADNSWHGHPPFAGERRVVQVAWVKDEAELARKKKRNSMAQFFKGIFGR, from the coding sequence ATGGCCATGACGCAACAAGCCGCGAGCGCCGCAACGGGACGTTTCCCTTACGCGGCTGCCTTCAAGGAACCGGTGATCGACATCGAGACGATCCGCCGCGCCGAGGTGTCGCGCGATCCCTATACGCATATGCTGGTCGACAATGTGCTCAGCGCCGATGCGGTGCCGGCCTTGCGCGCCGGCTTCCCCAACATCACCAAGCCCGGCTTCCTCACCGTCGACGAAGTGGAGATGCGCGGCAAGTTCAAGCAACTCATCGACGAGCTCGAGAGCCCGGAACTCTCCGAGGTCATGTCGCAGCGCATGGGCATCGATCTGCACCCCTATCCGCGCCTCACCACCATCCGCAAGATCAGCCAGGCGAAGGATGGCCGCTCGCACACCGACGGCACCGCCAAGGTGATGACCTTGCTCGTCTATATGAATGATGCCTGGAACGATGACGGGGCAGGGCGCCTGCGCGTACTCTACGGGCCCGACGGCTTCGAGCCCTACAAGCTCGAAGTGCCGCCCACCATGGGCACCATGTTCGCCTTCCTGCGTGCCGATAATTCCTGGCACGGCCATCCGCCCTTCGCGGGCGAGCGCCGCGTGGTCCAGGTGGCTTGGGTCAAGGACGAGGCCGAACTCGCCCGCAAGAAGAAGCGCAACTCCATGGCGCAATTCTTCAAGGGCATTTTCGGGCGCTGA
- a CDS encoding amino acid/amide ABC transporter substrate-binding protein, HAAT family: protein MSKRRSIAVAGALAALLGASQFGLAGPALAEIKIGFITSMTGAASSIGIPYSKGMATGAAAIGSVGGEKLTYIQIDDGFDPSAAARAARKLIEEDKVDILCGSAGAPPSLAAAAVAAEQKVPFVVIANVIVPGEGANWSITVPQSPVLMVAADVEHMKKVGIKTVAYIGFSDAWGDLVYNSLKKTAEPAGIEVLTNERYARADTSVTAQILKILATHPDAVLTGGSGTPGALPHIALADRGYTGPEYSTHAIINSEFVRVGGAAVEGVIAPTGPMVVADQLSDSNPIKKVALDFLSLYKKVNNEPSTDAFAAYGYDGWLIIADSAKRALATGAKPGTPEFRVAMRDAMTTTRELVGTHGIYTFHLGQAFGTDERSRVMVKLDKGGWKLLP, encoded by the coding sequence ATGTCGAAACGTCGCTCCATAGCGGTCGCCGGGGCGCTCGCCGCTCTGTTGGGCGCCTCGCAATTCGGTCTCGCCGGGCCGGCGCTCGCCGAGATCAAGATCGGCTTCATCACCTCGATGACGGGTGCCGCCTCCTCGATCGGCATTCCCTATTCCAAGGGCATGGCGACGGGCGCCGCGGCCATCGGCTCGGTCGGCGGCGAGAAGCTGACCTATATCCAGATCGATGACGGCTTCGACCCATCGGCTGCGGCGCGCGCCGCGCGCAAGCTGATCGAGGAGGACAAGGTCGACATCCTGTGCGGCTCGGCCGGCGCCCCGCCTTCGCTTGCGGCCGCTGCCGTGGCGGCCGAGCAGAAGGTGCCCTTCGTGGTGATCGCCAATGTGATCGTGCCGGGCGAGGGCGCCAACTGGTCGATCACCGTGCCGCAGAGCCCGGTGCTGATGGTGGCGGCCGACGTCGAGCACATGAAGAAAGTCGGCATCAAGACCGTCGCCTATATCGGCTTCAGCGATGCCTGGGGCGATCTCGTCTACAACTCGCTGAAGAAGACGGCCGAGCCCGCCGGCATCGAGGTCCTCACCAATGAGCGCTATGCACGCGCCGACACCAGCGTCACGGCGCAGATCCTCAAGATCCTGGCGACCCATCCCGATGCGGTGTTGACGGGCGGCTCCGGCACGCCCGGCGCACTGCCCCATATCGCGCTCGCCGATCGCGGCTATACGGGGCCGGAATATTCCACGCATGCGATCATCAACAGCGAGTTCGTGCGCGTCGGCGGCGCGGCTGTCGAAGGCGTCATCGCGCCGACAGGTCCCATGGTCGTCGCCGACCAGCTCTCTGATTCCAACCCGATCAAGAAAGTCGCGCTCGATTTCCTGAGCCTCTACAAGAAGGTCAACAATGAGCCCTCGACCGATGCCTTCGCGGCCTATGGCTATGACGGGTGGCTGATCATCGCCGATTCGGCGAAGCGCGCTCTGGCGACCGGCGCCAAGCCCGGCACGCCGGAATTCCGGGTGGCGATGCGCGACGCGATGACCACGACCAGGGAGCTGGTCGGCACGCATGGAATCTACACCTTCCATCTCGGCCAGGCCTTCGGCACCGATGAGCGCTCGCGCGTGATGGTGAAGCTCGACAAAGGCGGCTGGAAGCTGCTGCCCTGA